A single window of Microplitis demolitor isolate Queensland-Clemson2020A chromosome 7, iyMicDemo2.1a, whole genome shotgun sequence DNA harbors:
- the LOC103578468 gene encoding uncharacterized protein LOC103578468, whose protein sequence is MLGVFLNFCIVAGAFTQYVANGPCPKVIVEEPLDLERLSGLWIRYATSDFNSDSAQMCPQQFWSLPNDEGVSRLVSTSILSKTNKKLKTITDVSLTNNNALCFHHHVPIVGNIYREALYLGVDYDKYTVSWTCVNNGTTHIESIMIFTRERNPTIDILKIAKEAYARYGLVMSHVIRDNQDCF, encoded by the exons ATGTTAGGggtttttcttaatttttgcATAGTTGCTGGAGCTTTTACTCAATATGTGGCGAATGGTCCTTGCCCCAAAGTAATTGTTGAGGAACCACTTGATTTGGAACGA ttgAGTGGATTATGGATTAGGTATGCAACAAGCGATTTTAACTCAGATAGTGCACAAATGTGTCCGCAGCAATTTTGGTCTCTACCTAACGATGAAGGTGTATCAAGACTTGTTTCTACTAGTATTTTATcgaa aacCAACAAGAAATTGAAAACTATAACTGACGTATCTTTGACTAACAATAATGCGCTATGTTTTCATCACCATGTACCAATTGTGGGAAATATCTATCGAGAAGCTTTGTATCTTGGCGTAGATTATGACAAGTACACTGTATCTTGGACCTGTGTGAACAATGGAACTACACA TATTGAAAGTATTATGATATTTACACGAGAGAGAAACCCAACTATCGATATCCTGAAAATAGCGAAAGAAGCCTACGCTCGCTATGGTCTTGTAATGTCGCATGTAATCAGAGATAACCAAGATtgcttttga